GCACTGCCAAATAGGAATCTGCACCGTCACATTGACCTCAATATGATTCATTGAATCTTCATTCACTCATCTCCAGCCACCCTTGCCGGTGGCATGCATAacactttctcttcctctcacCTCCCTATTCATACTACCACCGGCAGCTCCATTAATCGCATTAACTCTCAAACTTCCACTACCCTCACGGCCGTGCCCATGACCTCCAGACACCGATCTTCCCGAATCGGTTGCTCGTCTACTATGGCCATGTTTAATAATTACTGGTGCCGTTCTCGGACTTAACACACTGCTCAACCCATCTCCCTTGTCACTCTTTACCATCCGTCTCGCATGACTCGCCGTAAACATTTGATTTTCGCTATTTGGGCTTGTTGCAAGCTGAGCCGCTGTCGGACTTCGTGCTCTTCTGATTCTTTGATTACCCTCGGAATTCGTATGATTATGACCTGTCCTCGAGAGACTACCATGTCTCTTAAGTGCCATACCAATCTTAACGCCATCCGATTTTCCCACTTTATAATTCTCAGTTTCGTCGCTCGAATTATTTCCTGCCGTCTCGACAGATTCTTTTACGTCGCGAAGGGGGGATCGATTCGGACTAGAACCGTTCTTGAGGATTCTCAACGGAGAATGTTCTGTATCCGAAGACGTTGGGGAGAGATTGGTAATTGTTGGAGGAGGCGGCGAAGCCGAGTGGGGCTTTTTGGACAGGAATCCTGCTTGGAATCGATTGTTCTTGGGCTTAATATCAAGGGAAGTTAGTGGAGCCGTGGGAACAGGTGATGAGCCCAGGGGGTCCGTGGAAGCCTCGCCTAGGTATGATGGTAAGGGTGGTAGGGTAATAGTCTCTTCGACCAAGGATACATCCGGAGTGGATTCAAACTTCTGAGGTGTTTTCTCGAACTCGGCCAAGGCTCCGGAATCGTCATCGTCTCGCCATCTGACACTTCGCTTGGAGGTCTTCTTCGGTGTGAAAGAAAGTCCTTTCTTACCTACTACTATCTTACGACGCCTCGGTGAGGATTTCATCGGAGATGGAATTTGTGGTGCCACCGTTAGGGAAGGCATTTTAATTGGTGATTGtgattctccatcaaagGAGAGATTGATCTGCTTGTTGCGCTTCGGTGTACCTCGTTTGGTAGGCGCGAATTTTTCCGTAATCTTCATAGACCCATCTGGCTTGACTACTGAAGCAACGGCTGTTGAACATGTTTCTAAGAGTTTTGAGATGGTTTTCTTGCCATGTTGCACAGCATCTTCTTCGGTCATACTAATAACGTCATTAAGCGAAGACATGATCTCGAATTGGGCAGAGAGCAGCACTTGCATAACACCCGCATCGACACCCTTTTCTTGCTCTAAGACATATTGGAATGAATCTCGTGCAGCATTAGCTTTCAAGAGTTCTGTTTCTCTAGTCAAGCAAGCAATATCGTTGCCATCCTCGCGTCCGTCAATCTCAATAAGTTGGCGAACGCTGTTCTGTAAAGCAGAATCGATTGCCCGCTCCCAATTCATTTTTTGTAATCGTTGATGATAATGTTGACGGCTATTTTCTAATTCGAGAAGAATACCTTGAGCCGTCTTGCGCATAGATGCCAAATTAGGAGGCATTGATTCATCATCCCTAGAATCACAAACGTTATCGAATGATGCAATCCAGGAGGATAATACACTAATGCGACGTTCGATTTGTCGaagcttcttcatctgagTGACCTTTTCTTGTCGGTCATTTACCGAGTTTTCAAAGGCCGCACGAATACGCACTACACCCTCACGTGTAATGGCATCTCTCTTTTCTGCTTGCTTCCTGAATTTCACAAACGCGATGGCCTCAGCATCTTTCTGCTGGGCCTTCAACTCATTGATCATAGCCATCTGCTCATCAATCTTGACCAAGAAATCCTTGACATGGCGATTGACATTGAAAACGTTTCTGGTGACCTTGGTTTGAATATTCTTGGCTCGGTTGGCGTATCTCAAGGTGTTCTGAGTTTCGTCGAAATGAGCACTGGAAGGACTAACACATACAATCATGACAGTCTTGCAATTACCACCGAgagaaaatttcaataatctcgtcaatttcgaatttcgatATGGGACGTGATTCTTCTTTCGAGGGTCGCAAAGAGCATTGATACAGCTACCAAGCGCGAGGAgggatttgttgatatttgcACCTTCGATCAATCTTTCACCGCGATTCTTTGTCGCGCTCGCACGTTCACTACCTGCTAAATCGATGATACTCAAAGTCGCCATTGTATGTGGTTCGTTCACTGATGCGTTTCGATCCTTCTGCGCGACGTTAATTTGTAGGACTGCATGAGATCGAGAGGATGTTGCATTGGCCGCTGTTGGAGAAATGGTTCGATATTCGTTTCCTTTGACAATCATATCCATAACTTCCTGGACATCTTGAGGTTTATGACTCGATAACCCCGCGACTGATACCGCTTGATTGGCATCCTCTCTCAACATTAAACCCCCTTTGCTACCCCCTGGAACCAAAAGATCTCGGATTGTCTCGTTGTAAATTTCCAGATAGGATAATGTGATTTCTGTCTGTTTTTCTTCCGCTCTCTCACTGATTTTCTCAAAGAGTTCCTGCATAGTTAGGAAAATGATTCCAGGTTGTTGAGCCGTTCCTGTAATCGTGTGAGTTTTACCACAACCAGTGGCGCCATATGCGAAGACTGTAGCGTTATAACCATCAAGGACATTATCCAAGAGACCTCTTGTTGTTGATTCGTAAACATCTCCCTGTGTTGTATTATCGTCGAAAACCCGATCGAATGCGAATGTTTGATCTTTGACTCGTTTGCCCATGTTCGATACTACTTTCGATTGAAATCGAGTCATGGGAGCATCTTGTGGAGGATCGAATACACTGCTAATGTTAGACTTGAGCGAGCCATTCCTTTCGCAATACGTACAGGCATCTATCATCAATCACCTTTATGACAGGATgaattcctcttccacccAGCCTTGGAGTAGGAGCTCCAGCCAATGAGCCCTCTCCCAGAAATGATATGCCATCGTCGGTTTTTGTACTATGGAATGTAAGTAGTCGATCGAGGTATAGTGCTATGGGCTTGCAGGAGTTGAGGATGTAGGTACGAACATTTGCGCGGCTTCTTGAATCGTAAAAGGTCGGACACGAACTCCCAATTGTCAGCTAAAACCCCCCCGAAAGGCTACCATGATATACATACCAGTGACAGAGATCGAAGATGCGTCTGACGACATCTTATCGGAGTCAATCGTGTTCTTCTTAGATGTGTTGTTCTCCAGCTGAAGTCAAAGTAAACAGACCGCCAAAGTGAATTCAATACGATTATACAAGATCGACTTGAATAATAAGTAAGAATTAAAGAGGGCAATAAGTGCGGAAGAAGAATCGAAATACGGCTGTATCTGATTAGTATTGACTGTTAAGAACAAATACAGGGAAGGAAAGTCGTGAAGTCGTCGTGTTTGTCGAATTGGATTATGTCCATACACCCATGATATGTCTATCCATATGTGTTTGCGTTTGTTCGTGAAACTTTCATTTCTCGGGAAAACATGGTTGGCCCGTCAACTCCAAATGATCCACCTTCCGCATGAATTCTTAGCGCGACCCTGGAAAGACTAATCCTGTCCCCCCCTACCACTCCTAACGCAGCCTTTCATGCAAGGCTATCCTTAACTCGTACATATGTCTTCAATCTTGTTGCACTTTATTCAATCATGTGCAAGGGGGGcagaagggggggggggggggggggagggggtttggGATGTACTTGAGTACCTGGATATCCGGGTGTGCGTCAACTCCCAAGCTGTTCGTTTATACAGAGTTAAGACCAAAATGAAACAAAACTATTAGGTATGGGATCACATACATGCCTCGAGCGTTCTTGGATATAGGGGCTCAAGGAAATGTCTCTGTTTAATGAATGAACCATCACAAATTACAGATCACAATATATCATCCCGTTGATTGCTTGaattttatcattatttGCTGATGTCTGGGCCTCCCCCCTCTCAATTCACCCAAGTGTACTCCTCCTTTGCCCCCTCTTGCCTAGATAATATAGTACAGGAATCTCCTGGGCAAAAGCTAATCCAAACAACCAAACCAGTACTATACAGTCCACCCACCTAACATGTAGTCCCCTTCCACCGCCTGATAACTCCAAGTAAGCCGACCGGCCCGTCCATTGCACCATGcctttctatctttccccatccatccttaAGACGCCGGTTatctccatccaccatcATAATATGCACAAGAAAATTAATCACAAGCAGAAAAGCCAAAAGGATCAACCCGTCGAACCATTCacaccaatatcaaaaagattaagCGGCCAAGTACCCGCGATGGCTCCCGAAACTTGACCACCCAAATGTCCTGGCTCACTAACTCCTCCGCTTTGAACATCGCCCATCGATGTATTCAATTGTGTTGTGTCGCCATTACTCATATCTCTTCCTCCTAATTGCATTAGAGCACTTGCCGAGTAACATTCTTGTGGCTCAAGGTTACCTGTGACGGTAGATGTCCAATGTTGCCAGGCTTGTGTTGGCGCTGTGTTGACCTGGATCGGGTTTCTGTGCCATGTATTAGGGGCGACCTGCGTTGCCTGAGCAGCTAACGCAGCAATTAATGGTGCTTCTACAGAATCACTAGTTGGGGCCGAATATCCTCCATAACCTTGATTCTCTGGTTGCGCATATGTCAAATCCGAAGTACCAGAAGCCGATTCAAGATATGGTGAATATTGGGTTGCTGCTGGATAGGGTGTTTGTTGATGAGACATTTGACCTTCGGAGGGTGAATAGTTAGGTGTAGGCGCAGTCCCCGTAGCAGAAGTTGGTTCATTATAATTAAAGTTTTGAGCATTGACCGGATAACCATTATTTCCATTGGTATTCGATGTTTGCTCCGAAGGTCTGACTTCTTCCTGGGCATTATTATTGGAAGCGTAGCTCTTGTCATTCTTAGCAGGTAAATTTCGACTTAGTAATCCGAGTGTCCCATCGGTGACAACTTGCACAGCTTTCTTAAGCCGTGTTCCCGAACCTAGTATCAATCAGTAAACCTATTTCAAGCCAATAGAATGTTACTTACCAAGAAGTGAACCTATATCACCCATAATATCCAACCAAAtatccatctcttctctcaatGCAGCCAAATCAGCTGATGAAGTCCCTCCACGCTTTTCCCATTGGGCAAAAAGTGTAGTAGTAAGTGCCATAACAAAAACTGAGGTATTGTACCAAGTCGTATCAAGGCTCTTATACTTCTGCAGTTGACGAACAACTCCTAACATTTGGCGGGAAGACTCTACACAAATTCTCATACTCTCCGCGTTGAAATCTGGATCTGTGGTCATAGAAACTGAAGgatggcgaagaagaagacggaATTCTTGAGACCAAGATTGAGCATAAAGAGCAAATACCCGTCCTTCTTGTTCATTGTGTCCCAACTCTCCGTTCACAAGCTCTGGGGGCAAGTCATCTTTCCAAGCACGAATCTTTGCCTCCAATCGGTTAACAGTTGCAATATAGGTACTTGGTTGACGAGAAATCGAATAGATAGTCGAATAAAGCTCCAAATAGCATGGTATCAATTTGAAACCTTGAATTCCAATCTCATGGTTACATTTTATTGGATTGGGTGGATCTATACCCTCTCCGGGAATGTAATCGTCATCAATTTGTGATGGACATTCGACGTCGTAATCTTCATTTCGAAGGGGCATTGGACGGCCAAGCTTGCCGCTAAGAGTGACATTGACAGCAAGGATGACCCAAAATGTTCGTCGGCGCATTTCAATGTCGAGCTCACTAAGCGTGTTCGATTCAGGTGCCCATCTCTTCATTGATCGGTGAAGGCCAAGCTCAATAGCAAGAGTCATTGCCATTCTTGCAAGCACCCAACTGGCTCCCGGCTTAGGAAAGTTTCGAAGGTGCAAGCAGATCAAGGCCAATGCTTGAACATCTTGTGCTGTGTGACTACATGCCAGTTGATAGAACATTCCAAGACAGTAATGATAATGTGTatttgattgagaattcAAACTGGCTTGTTGTTCGGCATCTTCCCAATTTCTGGTCGCGTATTGAAA
The Botrytis cinerea B05.10 chromosome 5, complete sequence DNA segment above includes these coding regions:
- the Bckip3 gene encoding Bckip3; translated protein: MSSDASSISVTVRVRPFTIQEAAQITKTDDGISFLGEGSLAGAPTPRLGGRGIHPVIKVIDDRCLVFDPPQDAPMTRFQSKVVSNMGKRVKDQTFAFDRVFDDNTTQGDVYESTTRGLLDNVLDGYNATVFAYGATGCGKTHTITGTAQQPGIIFLTMQELFEKISERAEEKQTEITLSYLEIYNETIRDLLVPGGSKGGLMLREDANQAVSVAGLSSHKPQDVQEVMDMIVKGNEYRTISPTAANATSSRSHAVLQINVAQKDRNASVNEPHTMATLSIIDLAGSERASATKNRGERLIEGANINKSLLALGSCINALCDPRKKNHVPYRNSKLTRLLKFSLGGNCKTVMIVCVSPSSAHFDETQNTLRYANRAKNIQTKVTRNVFNVNRHVKDFLVKIDEQMAMINELKAQQKDAEAIAFVKFRKQAEKRDAITREGVVRIRAAFENSVNDRQEKVTQMKKLRQIERRISVLSSWIASFDNVCDSRDDESMPPNLASMRKTAQGILLELENSRQHYHQRLQKMNWERAIDSALQNSVRQLIEIDGREDGNDIACLTRETELLKANAARDSFQYVLEQEKGVDAGVMQVLLSAQFEIMSSLNDVISMTEEDAVQHGKKTISKLLETCSTAVASVVKPDGSMKITEKFAPTKRGTPKRNKQINLSFDGESQSPIKMPSLTVAPQIPSPMKSSPRRRKIVVGKKGLSFTPKKTSKRSVRWRDDDDSGALAEFEKTPQKFESTPDVSLVEETITLPPLPSYLGEASTDPLGSSPVPTAPLTSLDIKPKNNRFQAGFLSKKPHSASPPPPTITNLSPTSSDTEHSPLRILKNGSSPNRSPLRDVKESVETAGNNSSDETENYKVGKSDGVKIGMALKRHGSLSRTGHNHTNSEGNQRIRRARSPTAAQLATSPNSENQMFTASHARRMVKSDKGDGLSSVLSPRTAPVIIKHGHSRRATDSGRSVSGGHGHGREGSGSLRVNAINGAAGGSMNREVRGRESVMHATGKGGWR